The following proteins come from a genomic window of Nocardioides albertanoniae:
- a CDS encoding TrmH family RNA methyltransferase, with translation MSVLLSAANARLKEIRKLARRSVRAERGLFLADGPKAVEGALGVDGCVQEIFATEAGAETYASLLADQRVTLVEDRAMAGLSDSVTPAGVVALCRFLDVRLNDIAGPLVVICADVRDPGNAGTVIRCADAAGASGVILAGDSVDLYNPKTIRASVGSAFHLPVAVERDPLVAVKAAKAAGLTVLAADMHGTADLFTADALLARPTAWLMGNEAWGLPPELAAEADEIVSIPIFGRAESLNLSTAAALCVYASAKAHHAE, from the coding sequence GTGAGTGTGCTTCTCTCTGCTGCCAACGCGCGTCTCAAGGAGATCCGTAAGCTCGCCCGCCGCTCCGTGCGCGCGGAGCGAGGTCTCTTCCTGGCCGACGGCCCGAAAGCGGTCGAAGGCGCCCTCGGGGTCGATGGCTGCGTGCAGGAGATCTTCGCCACCGAGGCGGGAGCCGAGACGTACGCCTCGCTGCTCGCCGATCAGCGGGTGACCCTCGTCGAGGACCGAGCGATGGCCGGGCTCTCCGACTCGGTCACCCCGGCGGGCGTGGTCGCGCTGTGCCGGTTCCTCGACGTGCGACTGAACGACATCGCAGGGCCGCTCGTGGTGATCTGTGCGGACGTACGCGATCCCGGCAACGCCGGCACCGTCATCCGCTGCGCCGACGCGGCCGGCGCGAGCGGGGTGATCCTCGCCGGTGACTCGGTCGACCTCTACAACCCCAAGACCATCCGCGCCTCCGTCGGCTCCGCGTTCCACCTCCCGGTCGCCGTCGAGCGCGACCCGCTGGTCGCGGTCAAGGCCGCCAAGGCCGCCGGGCTCACCGTCCTGGCCGCCGACATGCACGGCACTGCCGACCTGTTCACCGCCGACGCCCTCCTGGCCCGGCCCACGGCCTGGCTCATGGGCAACGAGGCCTGGGGGCTCCCGCCCGAGCTCGCCGCCGAGGCCGACGAGATCGTGAGCATCCCGATCTTCGGTAGGGCCGAGTCGCTCAACCTGTCCACCGCGGCCGCGCTCTGCGTCTACGCCAGTGCGAAGGCCCACCACGCCGAATAG
- the rplT gene encoding 50S ribosomal protein L20 — protein MARVKRAVNAAKKRRTTLERASGYRGQRSRLYRKAKEQVTHSLVYSYNDRRKNKGNFRKLWIQRINAAARAEGMTYNRFIQGLNLAGIEVDRKILADLAVNDVAAFNAIVAQAKAALPEDVNAPASA, from the coding sequence ATGGCACGCGTCAAGCGCGCAGTGAACGCTGCGAAGAAGCGTCGCACCACCCTCGAGCGGGCCTCCGGTTACCGTGGCCAGCGCTCGCGCCTCTACCGCAAGGCGAAGGAGCAGGTCACCCACTCGCTGGTCTACTCCTACAACGACCGCCGCAAGAACAAGGGCAACTTCCGCAAGCTGTGGATCCAGCGGATCAACGCCGCGGCGCGCGCCGAGGGCATGACCTACAACCGCTTCATCCAGGGGCTCAACCTGGCCGGCATCGAGGTCGACCGCAAGATCCTCGCCGACCTCGCCGTCAACGACGTGGCCGCGTTCAACGCGATCGTCGCCCAGGCCAAGGCCGCCCTCCCGGAGGACGTCAACGCCCCGGCGAGCGCCTGA
- a CDS encoding large ribosomal subunit protein bL35 — MPKNKTHSGSKKRFKVTGSGKIQRLQAGRKSGAAFASAPTTGSRKKHRRNAGLVELAPADVKRAKKLLGR, encoded by the coding sequence ATGCCGAAGAACAAGACCCACTCCGGTTCCAAGAAGCGCTTCAAGGTGACCGGTTCCGGGAAGATCCAGCGCCTGCAGGCCGGCCGTAAGTCCGGGGCTGCGTTCGCCTCCGCCCCGACCACCGGCTCGCGCAAGAAGCACCGTCGCAACGCTGGTCTGGTGGAGCTCGCCCCCGCCGACGTCAAGCGCGCGAAGAAGCTGCTCGGTCGCTGA